CATCGGCTGACTCTACATGCCCCTGGCCTCTCCCGGCGGTTTCCCCCGCTGCAATCCGGCGGCTTCCAGGCGGGGCACGGCCTCCGGCAGCGGGATCCACCAAGCGTCCTCCTCGCTCTGCGGCCCAACCCGGCTTCGCGAGCCCTGGGGCCGTCCATTGAAGTAGAGGGGGACGGCTGCGTTCCGGCCCCGGCGAACCGGACGTCACTGCACCTGGCGTCGACCACCGCCGTTCTCGTCAAGCGTTCATGGGCGGCTCGCGTCGGAACCTGCGGTTCCATCATCTGGTCTGAAGCGCACCAGCAGCGGGCGGTGGTCGCTGATCGTTTCGGGCAGCGCCCGCGCCCTGGTAAACACCACGTCGTCTCCCCACACGTAATCCAGCCGGAGGAAGCCGAAGCGGGCTGCATAGGTGAATCCAAAACCCGCGCCCGCCTGGGTGAACGCGTCGCGCAGGCCTGTCGCCCGCAGCATCCCGTGAAGTTCGCCGCGTGCGGGAGCATTCATATCGCCCACCAGCACCACTGCCCCCGGCGCGGTGTCCTGCACCTGTCTGACTGCCCCGGGCAACTCCCGCCGAAGTTGCAGGCGCCACGCCACCCGTTCCGGCAGAGACCTGGGTTCTCCAGGCCGGGCGATGTCGGTGAGCAGCGCCAGCGTGGGGAGATGGGTGTTGATCACCGTCAGCGCACCCGCCGTGGTCTGCAGGCGCGTGACCAGCACAGCGTGGCCGGTGGTCGGGAAGCGTAGTGTTTGGCTTTCCAGAAGCGGCAGGCGCGTCAGGGTCAGCAGCTCTCCCTGACGCGCTGTGGCCCAGCCGGGAAACGC
This DNA window, taken from Deinococcus aerolatus, encodes the following:
- a CDS encoding endonuclease/exonuclease/phosphatase family protein yields the protein MRLKGRVPDVRAASAVLAALVVGWGLLARLTSEHWWWVAAVDLIPPQLLLPVFALLAWLAWRAGQVRWVAWNVVIAAAFLIFQVGLVLPGSRPAGPGTVTLLSLNTLDASADPGRIADLARREGAKVVVLQEARFKDQPEGTYAARVRAAFPGWATARQGELLTLTRLPLLESQTLRFPTTGHAVLVTRLQTTAGALTVINTHLPTLALLTDIARPGEPRSLPERVAWRLQLRRELPGAVRQVQDTAPGAVVLVGDMNAPARGELHGMLRATGLRDAFTQAGAGFGFTYAARFGFLRLDYVWGDDVVFTRARALPETISDHRPLLVRFRPDDGTAGSDASRP